A region of the Panthera leo isolate Ple1 chromosome F2, P.leo_Ple1_pat1.1, whole genome shotgun sequence genome:
GCGCTGCAGCTCCTGCTCAAGGACCCAGCCCCCCTGGTGCGCGCGAAGGCTGCCGAGACCCTGGGCCGCCTGGTCAAGTTCGCCTGAGGCTCCCGCGGCAGTGCCAGCCCGGGTCTGCGCCTGAACCCCCACGATGGGGCCCTGAGGAGCTCCCTGCTACCAAGGGTCAAACCCCTGCCATTCCAGACAAGGCCCCTGGAGGCCGGGAGGGCAGGCAAGCTGCTGTAACCCCTGGTTTCCAATAAAGCCATCCGCTCCTCAGCAGCTGGCGTAGGCGTGCCAGGACGTAGCCTGCCCTCGTGGGGTGGGTCAGTGGGGGGTGCCCCTGCGCACCAGGCGAAAAAGGCCCCAAGCtatggcgggggggaggggggggggagctggTCAGGAAGCCCAAGTCAAGGTCACACCACTGGTCAGCAGGGAGAACACCTCTATTAAGGGTCCCGAACACACATGCGCCTGGGGACGCAGGGTGGCCTAGGTGAAGAGGCGGACGGTGCCGTCGGCCCCGGAGGAGAAGACCCACGGCTGGGTGGGGTGGAAGGCCACGTCCAGAACGCCCAGGTCTCGGGTCAGCGTGTGCCCCCGCAGCACCTTCACAGGCACCAGCAGTGGGTTCTGCAGCAGAtcactgtgggggaggggagagggactcGGGTCAGGGAAGCGCAGCCCCCAggccgggagggggggggggggggtgtgcaggtCCAGCACTCACTTGTACACCATCCCGTGGCAGACGATGATGCTCCCGTCGTCGGAGCCAGAGGCGAAGAGCGGGTACCGGGCATGGAAGGCCACGGCCCTCAGGGCCTTCTTGTGGTGCCTGCAGGGCGGGGGCTGGGTGAGGGCAAGctagggcaggggagggacaggccaGCACCCACATCCGCACAGGCGCCTCACCTCAGTACCCTGTACGGCTCGCTGGAAAGGTCCAGGTCGAACCACACCAGCTTGCTGTCATAGCTGCCACAGATGACATTGTCCCCTGGGAGCAGATGGGGTCGTGAGGACCTGCGGGGTgcacgctccccccccccccccacaacgcCCTCACCTGCGGGGTGCACCGCCAGGCTGGACACCCATTTGCAGTTCGGTCTCAGCTTCTTGGTGAGCTCCTGGCGCAGCAGGTGGTAAAGGCGGACGCCACGCTGGGAAGCCACCAGCAGGAAGGGGCGGACAGGGTGGAAGGCCACCCGCTGCACCTGTCCGTGGCTGCGGCGGAAGGGGCTCTGGCTGCGGCGCCGGCTCAGCTGATGGATCAGCACCTGTGTGTGGCCGGCGGTGGCCAGCACCACGGCCATGTAGTCCCCACGCCCGTGCCAGGTCACCTGCGTCACCGGCTGCGGGAAGCAACGCTGGCTGAGCTGGGTCCCCCGGCTAccaccgctcccccccccccccgccccgcccatcCTGACCCCGCAGCCCCCACACCTTGCCGTGGGAGACGCGCAGCCGCAGGCCCCTCTGGCGCTCCTCCTCCGAGGCCTCCAGCCAGCTGGCAGGCTGCACGGCGGGCTCCTGGGGCGGGACGAAGGTGCTCAGCAGCTGGTCCGTGCCGCCCACCACTAGCCGGTCCCCCAGGGCCGGATTCAGTAGCAACACCGAGTCCTCTCTGCAGGCCAGAGTGACACACAGCCCCTGAGGCTCGGGCCCGTGCCCGCCgctacccccccgccccccagggcccCCCGGGGCCTCGCACTTACACTGCCACGGCCACCAGGCAGAGGGTAGGGTGAGGGTTCCAGGCGATGCTCCTCACCACGCCCCCCACGGGCACGGTCCTCATGCAGCGGGCGGTAGCCACCTCCCAGAGCCGCACGGAGCCATCGTCGGAGCCTGGACGCAGCGAACAAGGCCTTCGCCACCTGGCCCTCCCACCCGGCCCCCCGAGCTGGGAGTGCCCCCACCTCAGGCTCACCTGAAGCCAGCCACTGGCCCTCCGGGGATACACTAAGGCAGCGGACAAGGTCGCTGTGGCCCCTGTAGACctacagagggggagggggagtaagGAGACGGACACACCCAcgcactccctcccccacccgccccgacAGCCTACCAGGGCCTGGCATGTGGGGAAAGGCTGCAGGTCCCGCGGCCTCGGCAGTTTAGGGATGAGGTCTTCTGGGTCCACGTTCACCTGGATAGGAGAGCGAACAGTCACCCCATCCCCACGTCCTGTGCCCCTGCCCGGGcgcacctccccccccctcccccccacatacCCTCATCTTGCGCTGCCGTGGGCACAGGTAGAGGTCAAGGCAACGCTCGAACCGTTCCTGGATGAAGCGGCCGTACGCGGGTACGGCCCGCAGGCTCGGGAACCTGTGTGGCAGGAAGTTGAGCCTCCTCTCGCCCGGCTCCTGCTGCTCCCACGCCAGACGCTGCGGAGACAGGGGTGAGCTGGGAGCTCGGGGCCAGGGACGGGgcccagtgccccccccccccctgcccccgtgGCGCGAGGCCCACCTCGTCTTCGCTGAGCAGGTACTCTGGAGGTGGGTTGTAGGACTCCGCGTGGCCGGGTAGGGCCAGCTTCGGAGCGGGCACGTGCATCTTGTGCCGGCCCAGCACGGCGTCGGGGTC
Encoded here:
- the BOP1 gene encoding ribosome biogenesis protein BOP1 isoform X1, with product MAGARGAGRAATTGTRPGKRPSEPEPELEPEETALVSASAASLQDGSDSGLSESEESVFSGLQDSGSDSSEDDPAEGEDGASGDDSHSRMEEASGQQVQAGIPSPRTEVARAKGYEEYAEDSSDEEDIRNTVGNVPLEWYEGFPHVGYDLDGRRIYKPLRTRDELDQFLDKMDNPDYWRTVQDRTTGHDVRLTDEQVALVRRLQSGQFGDVSFDPYEPAVDFFSGDPMVHPVTNRPADKRSFIPSLVEKEKVSRMVHAIKMGWIQPRRPRDPTPGFYDLWAQEDPDAVLGRHKMHVPAPKLALPGHAESYNPPPEYLLSEDERLAWEQQEPGERRLNFLPHRFPSLRAVPAYGRFIQERFERCLDLYLCPRQRKMRVNVDPEDLIPKLPRPRDLQPFPTCQALVYRGHSDLVRCLSVSPEGQWLASGSDDGSVRLWEVATARCMRTVPVGGVVRSIAWNPHPTLCLVAVAVEDSVLLLNPALGDRLVVGGTDQLLSTFVPPQEPAVQPASWLEASEEERQRGLRLRVSHGKPVTQVTWHGRGDYMAVVLATAGHTQVLIHQLSRRRSQSPFRRSHGQVQRVAFHPVRPFLLVASQRGVRLYHLLRQELTKKLRPNCKWVSSLAVHPAGDNVICGSYDSKLVWFDLDLSSEPYRVLRHHKKALRAVAFHARYPLFASGSDDGSIIVCHGMVYNDLLQNPLLVPVKVLRGHTLTRDLGVLDVAFHPTQPWVFSSGADGTVRLFT
- the BOP1 gene encoding ribosome biogenesis protein BOP1 isoform X2, whose amino-acid sequence is MRSPLSVAAQSPGQGIQGGGSGVGTTSVENVKDIRNTVGNVPLEWYEGFPHVGYDLDGRRIYKPLRTRDELDQFLDKMDNPDYWRTVQDRTTGHDVRLTDEQVALVRRLQSGQFGDVSFDPYEPAVDFFSGDPMVHPVTNRPADKRSFIPSLVEKEKVSRMVHAIKMGWIQPRRPRDPTPGFYDLWAQEDPDAVLGRHKMHVPAPKLALPGHAESYNPPPEYLLSEDERLAWEQQEPGERRLNFLPHRFPSLRAVPAYGRFIQERFERCLDLYLCPRQRKMRVNVDPEDLIPKLPRPRDLQPFPTCQALVYRGHSDLVRCLSVSPEGQWLASGSDDGSVRLWEVATARCMRTVPVGGVVRSIAWNPHPTLCLVAVAVEDSVLLLNPALGDRLVVGGTDQLLSTFVPPQEPAVQPASWLEASEEERQRGLRLRVSHGKPVTQVTWHGRGDYMAVVLATAGHTQVLIHQLSRRRSQSPFRRSHGQVQRVAFHPVRPFLLVASQRGVRLYHLLRQELTKKLRPNCKWVSSLAVHPAGDNVICGSYDSKLVWFDLDLSSEPYRVLRHHKKALRAVAFHARYPLFASGSDDGSIIVCHGMVYNDLLQNPLLVPVKVLRGHTLTRDLGVLDVAFHPTQPWVFSSGADGTVRLFT